In one Planctomycetota bacterium genomic region, the following are encoded:
- a CDS encoding phosphoglycerate dehydrogenase, with product MPRILVMPAHFRHAPGPYRQVLEQAGFDIRWLPVDPLSLSRGQLIEQLQGIDGVIAGGEIYSEEVFANTKLRCVARAGVGYDAVDVPAATRHGVPVVITPGTNEHSVAEQALAMIFACFRNVVELDRLMREGTWKRTALRRLAGNTLGIVGLGRIGKALTVRARGLGLNVVGYDPFADQKFCAENGVKLCTFDELLAQSDIVSLHIPCTAETTDIINAKSLAKMKPGSVLINTSRGGLVDEVALLAALKNGPIAMAGLDVFKVEPLPADSPLLKLPNVVVAPHMGGIDQDALDAMGGLAAQCLVDLHAARWPTGCVVNEELHTGYRW from the coding sequence ATGCCCCGCATTCTGGTCATGCCCGCTCACTTTCGCCACGCGCCCGGTCCCTATCGCCAGGTTCTCGAACAGGCCGGCTTTGACATCCGTTGGCTGCCGGTCGATCCGCTCAGCCTGTCGCGCGGGCAATTGATCGAACAACTGCAAGGGATCGACGGCGTGATTGCTGGCGGCGAGATTTACAGCGAAGAGGTCTTCGCCAACACCAAGCTCCGCTGCGTGGCCCGCGCCGGCGTCGGTTACGACGCGGTCGATGTGCCCGCCGCCACGCGCCACGGCGTGCCCGTGGTCATCACGCCCGGCACCAACGAACACTCGGTGGCCGAGCAGGCGTTGGCGATGATCTTTGCCTGCTTCCGCAACGTGGTCGAATTGGACAGGTTGATGCGCGAAGGAACGTGGAAGCGAACGGCGCTGCGCCGACTGGCCGGCAACACCCTGGGCATCGTCGGCCTGGGGCGAATCGGCAAGGCGCTGACCGTGCGCGCTCGGGGCCTGGGGCTGAACGTCGTCGGTTACGACCCGTTCGCCGACCAGAAGTTCTGCGCCGAGAACGGCGTCAAGCTTTGCACGTTCGACGAGTTGCTGGCCCAGTCGGATATCGTCAGTCTGCACATTCCTTGCACGGCCGAGACCACCGACATCATCAACGCCAAGTCGCTGGCCAAGATGAAGCCCGGCTCGGTGCTCATCAACACCTCGCGCGGTGGACTGGTCGACGAGGTCGCGCTGCTGGCGGCTTTGAAGAACGGCCCGATCGCGATGGCCGGGCTCGATGTCTTCAAGGTCGAACCGTTGCCAGCCGACAGCCCGCTGCTCAAACTTCCCAACGTGGTCGTCGCGCCGCACATGGGGGGCATCGATCAAGACGCGCTCGACGCGATGGGAGGTCTGGCGGCGCAATGCCTGGTCGACCTGCACGCCGCCCGCTGGCCCACCGGCTGTGTCGTCAACGAAGAGCTGCACACCGGCTACCGCTGGTAG
- a CDS encoding 5-formyltetrahydrofolate cyclo-ligase: MTDWQERKTAIREQAHEARRAQENKDELSQVICEKFAALPAFAAAKTVMFYVDVRAEVRTRHFLPHSLTLGKKIVVPWCNADGELELFHLQNMDELSIGMYKILEPREDLRLLPEKQVPVEELDLVMVPGVAFDRTGARMGHGKGYYDKLLEHARADTPLVALAFECQMFPEIPVQDHDVFMDLIVTETAVYPGRGRQG, translated from the coding sequence ATGACCGATTGGCAGGAGCGCAAGACGGCGATCCGCGAACAGGCCCACGAGGCCCGCCGCGCTCAGGAGAACAAAGACGAACTCAGCCAGGTGATCTGCGAGAAGTTCGCCGCGCTGCCGGCCTTTGCCGCGGCGAAGACTGTGATGTTCTATGTCGACGTGCGTGCCGAGGTGCGGACGCGGCACTTCCTGCCCCACTCGTTGACGTTGGGCAAGAAGATCGTCGTTCCCTGGTGCAACGCCGACGGGGAACTCGAGCTGTTCCATCTGCAAAACATGGATGAGCTGTCGATCGGCATGTACAAGATTCTCGAGCCGCGTGAGGACTTGCGACTGCTGCCCGAGAAGCAAGTCCCGGTCGAAGAGCTGGACCTGGTGATGGTGCCCGGCGTGGCCTTCGACCGAACCGGCGCGCGGATGGGGCACGGCAAGGGTTACTACGACAAGCTGCTGGAACACGCCCGGGCCGACACGCCGCTGGTGGCGCTGGCGTTCGAGTGCCAGATGTTCCCCGAGATTCCGGTCCAGGATCATGACGTGTTCATGGACCTGATCGTGACCGAGACGGCGGTGTACCCCGGCCGCGGCCGGCAAGGTTAG
- the fhcD gene encoding formylmethanofuran--tetrahydromethanopterin N-formyltransferase, producing MAAEVDDTYAEAFRSIHAEVLVTARDRRWLDQAVQAATGNASSTILCDCEAGLDRYVGPGGDESFATPDGRPGAILQFHVPRFRGDRVTALERSLLVRLSQNVLTCPTTACFNLLDTEAYYKLGRKISFFGDGFQFRDERFGRRVWVIPILSGEFVIDRRFGYRDGLMGGNLWFMGDSLDAALEAAERALPAVQASPGVIMPFPGGVASSGSKAGSRYKFSIASTFEQFCPTLREQLGGESRLPDGVQSIMEIIINGRDLAAIAAATQAAIAASVDTPGLLRISAGNYNGRLGKSFIYLHRERQPA from the coding sequence ATGGCAGCCGAGGTCGACGATACTTACGCCGAAGCGTTTCGCAGCATCCATGCCGAGGTACTCGTCACGGCTCGCGACCGGCGCTGGCTGGACCAGGCGGTGCAAGCCGCCACCGGCAACGCCTCGAGCACGATTCTGTGCGATTGCGAGGCGGGGCTCGATCGCTATGTCGGCCCCGGCGGCGACGAATCATTCGCCACGCCCGACGGCCGCCCGGGGGCGATCCTGCAATTTCACGTCCCCCGGTTTCGCGGCGATCGCGTGACGGCGCTGGAACGAAGCCTGTTGGTGCGACTGAGCCAGAATGTGCTCACCTGTCCGACGACGGCCTGCTTCAACTTGCTGGACACCGAGGCCTATTACAAGCTGGGACGCAAAATCTCGTTCTTCGGCGACGGCTTTCAGTTCCGCGACGAGCGGTTCGGTCGCCGCGTCTGGGTGATTCCGATCCTGTCGGGCGAGTTCGTCATCGATCGCCGCTTTGGCTACCGCGACGGTTTGATGGGGGGCAACCTCTGGTTTATGGGCGACTCGCTCGACGCGGCCCTCGAAGCGGCCGAGCGGGCGCTGCCGGCCGTTCAGGCATCGCCCGGCGTGATCATGCCCTTTCCCGGCGGCGTGGCCTCGAGCGGCAGCAAGGCGGGAAGCCGGTACAAGTTTTCGATCGCCAGCACCTTCGAGCAGTTCTGCCCCACGCTGCGCGAGCAGTTGGGCGGCGAAAGTCGCTTGCCCGACGGTGTGCAGTCGATCATGGAGATCATCATCAACGGCCGCGACCTGGCCGCGATCGCCGCCGCGACCCAGGCCGCCATTGCCGCCAGCGTCGACACGCCGGGCCTGTTGCGGATTTCGGCCGGCAACTACAACGGCCGGCTTGGCAAAAGCTTTATCTACTTGCACCGTGAACGCCAGCCCGCCTGA